In Arachis stenosperma cultivar V10309 chromosome 1, arast.V10309.gnm1.PFL2, whole genome shotgun sequence, one DNA window encodes the following:
- the LOC130969899 gene encoding uncharacterized protein LOC130969899: MNSNQNKSSPLSLNNYNFDFDLGIGSNRPKSLNDQKTPNSSAPSYSSYSYSSTATSSSQPRPSWQPNKPSWSHKPVSAPATQTGLPGGPPSMVGDIFGKSWGSTQPSASASASASTVGIANKNPNLFGDLVTSALGQGPRSSSNVPLKNATPASKPSAPATSTFSMGKMEDSLPKTANTAQSSTNWGSSANLGGSSTGNGGTSMNSNRSPNLGGPSLSTMGVGGSAGSGFSSSNNDPFSSLSGIGSKQSGAASLNSAAKSQKNDLGDDGFGDFQNAYKPTSAASVNVGIDIDFGGSATSNQTPVQGSAAGADPMDMFFSSSSASAGGTAAATSQGFGGQASAEVEDWGLDSEFGGGGHDVGGTTTELEGLPPPPAGVSGAAAKNKGMDNYKQGQFADAIKWLSWAVILLEKAGDNAGSVEVLSCRASCYKEVGEYKKAVADCTKVLENDEKNVSVLVQRALLYESMEKYRLGAEDLRTVLKIDPGNRVARSTVHRLAKMAD; encoded by the exons TTCGATTTCGATCTCGGCATCGGATCCAATCGCCCCAAATCCCTCAACGACCAGAAAACCCCCAATTCCTCCGCCCCTTCTTACTCCTCCTATTCTTATTCCTCCACCGCCACTTCCTCTTCCCAACCGAGGCCCTCCTGGCAACCCAACAAACCCTCATGGTCCCACAAGCCCGTCTCCGCTCCTGCCACTCAGACTGGGTTGCCCGGTGGTCCCCCTTCCATGGTCGGTGACATCTTCGGCAAGTCATGGGGTTCCACCCAACCTTCCGCTTCTGCCTCCGCCTCCGCCTCCACCGTCGGCATCGCTAACAAAAACCCTAACCTTTTCGGAGACCTGGTCACCTCTGCGCTTGGCCAAGGTCCCAGGAGCTCTTCCAATGTTCCTCTCAAAAACGCAACCCCTGCTTCCAAGCCTTCAGCTCCCGCCACTTCCACCTTTTCCATGGGAAAAATGGAAGATTCTTTGCCCAAAACTGCTAACACCGCACAGAGTAGTACAAATTGGGGATCTTCTGCCAATTTAGGGGGTTCTAGTACCGGGAATGGTGGTACCAGTATGAATTCCAACAGAAGCCCGAATCTTGGGGGTCCTTCATTAAGCACTATGGGTGTTGGTGGTTCAGCTGGTAGTGGATTCAGTTCCAGTAACAATGATCCGTTTAGTTCTCTGTCTGGTATTGGATCAAAGCAATCTGGTGCTGCTAGTCTTAATTCAGCTGCTAAATCCCAAAAGAATGATTTGGGGGATGATGGTTTTGGAGATTTTCAGAATGCTTACAAGCCAACCTCTGCAGCTTCTGTTAATGTTGGAATTGACATTGATTTTGGTGGATCTGCCACCTCGAATCAGACCCCAGTCCAGGGATCTGCTGCTGGTGCTGATCCAATGGACATGTTTTTCTCATCTTCCTCAGCATCTGCTGGAGGCACTGCTGCGGCTACGTCTCAAGGATTTGGAGGACAGGCATCTGCAGAAGTGGAAGATTGGGGTCTGGATTCTGAGTTTGGTGGAGGAGGGCATGATGTGGGTGGCACAACCACTGAGCTTGAAGGGCTTCCCCCACCTCCTGCCGGGGTGTCTGGTGCCGCTGCCAAAAACAAGGGGATGGACAATTACAAGCAGGGCCAGTTTGCTGATGCTATCAAGTGGCTTTCCTGGGCCGTCATCCTTCTGGAGAAAGCCGGGGATAACGCAGGCTCTGTGGAGGTTTTGTCATGCAGGGCTTCCTGTTACAAAGAAGTTGGGGAGTATAAGAAGGCAGTGGCAGATTGTACAAAG GTTCTAGAAAATGATGAGAAAAATGTGTCAGTCCTTGTACAGCGTGCTCTCTTGTATGAGAGTATGGAGAAGTACAGACTTGGTGCTGAAGACCTGAGGACAGTGCTAAAGATTGATCCTGGGAACAGAGTTGCCAGAAGTACCGTTCACCGATTGGCTAAGATGGCCGATTAG